GTCGTCAATCTAAGGATGCACAATAAGTCGGCGGATTTTTTTCGCGCCGCCGCGCCGATTGAACACGCAGCGAAAACTGACACTACAGGTGATTTCCACTTTGCCGACCTCTATCCAATTGAATACACCTTGACAGTTTCTCGGAATGATGTTATTATAGCGTATGTGGCATCTATTAACCCACAAAAGCAGGCACAGATTTCTGTTCGTGTCCCAAAACTGGATACATTACGCGGCAGTGTTGCGGACGAGCAAGAACGTCCAATAGTGGGAGCACAGATTTACACGACCCGGCATAGTGAAACGCCGGAGGGGCACGGTGCGATCCTCGCAGCGACACAGACAGATGACGCAGGCAACTTTCAGATACAGGTGTTAGAAACCGAGGCGCGATTTCTCTCGCTTGAGGTTCGTAAAAGCGGCTACTTTTCAAGAGTCTATGAGAACGTGGATATCGGAAAGATGCCGTCTGTTATCCCGCTTGAAAAAGGAATTACTTTTAAAGGTCGCGTTATCCTGCTGTCAGATGTCCCATCGGATGCGCAATACAGCGTGAAGGTATTCCCCGCATACACAGAGATGGAATCCAGTTTGAATCCGTTGGCTTTACACAAACCACTTTTATCAAAATCCTTTCCTGTGACAACATCTACGTTTATCATGGACGGGCTTTTTTCGGAAAAATATACGTTTTATATCATTGGGAACGGTATTTCGGCAACCCGCATTGATGTGGATGCCTCGTTGGATTCCGAAGAGGTTCTTGTGGTAGTGGATCGTCCTGTGGCAGTGCTACAGGGGCAGGTGCTCTGGGCAGATACAGGCGAACCTGTTCGCAATGCTGTTGTCTCTCGTTCATGGTATCCATGGGAGTTGTATCCCCACGATATATCAATGACACTGGATCGGTTTGAAACAGAAACGGACGCTGCGGGTAGATTCACATTCGACAATTTAACAGAGGTTCGTTATCAACTCTATATCCGTGCTGTCCATACGGCATTTGAAGAGACCACAGAACGTTATCAACGAACGCTTGTTCACAAACAAATTGAAATTCCCGCTTGTGGTACTGGATACCGCATTTATTTAGGCAGTCGAGATGGTACTCCGTTTGCAAAGTAGTCGGTACACTCCGTGTGCCGTTTATCGAACAGCACTAATTCTAATCGCCACGCTCCAGTTTCCTGTTTTTCTTGCAAGTGCTGGCTTGCACGGCACCCTCAAAGACGCGGAAAGAATCATCCTTCGGGAGGTTGCTCTTCCTGAAGCGGCTGGCAGTTATTACCGGACACCCGGCAAATTTGTAGCATCCGAAGACGGAAACCGCTGGTTTGGACCGGAAATCGACAGCCGGGTGCTTTGTCCTATGATCGCTCACCCATTTAATGCAGCTGGATTTTTTGATATTATCTATACCAGAGAGGATGCCATGGTCTGGCCCTCTTCAACGCCAGGAAAAGTGTGGTGGTACCGAAAGCAAGAATGGCGTTTCGCAACCGCCGATACGCCTTGGGGCACGGACACTGTCCACATCATCCTCGTATCCGAAATCGGCTGGACAGACATCGACGCAGCGAATAGTGTCACCGGATTCCCTTGGAGCGGTTTCGAGACACATTGGCGCGATGGAGATGTCGTAAAATCCGAGTCAGAAGTAACCGGCTATTATCCATACAAGCATGCCGGTAAGAGATACCTCGCACCGAAGTACCACAAAATTGGAACTGTGAATTACATCTGCGCAACTGGACAAGGACAGTATAACATAAAGATACTAAGCCACACCGAAGGACACTTTATGGAGCCGATGTCTCGTCCCGAATTCAACACGCTCAGCCGTCGCGAAAGGCGTACAAATAACTGGTACGATTGCATACCGCTAAAATAATAAGGCACTCGCGATATGAAAAACATCGCACACACTTTAAAAGTGCTTATCACTATCTATGCCTTTCTTCTTTTGCAAGCGGATACGCATGCCGCTTTTTGGGAAGACCATTTTGAAAAAGCGTCAAAAGGTGACTGGCAACACGTCGGAAACGATTCTGTCTGGACGGTTGAAGACGGATTTTTAAGGGCAGAAATTCGGGCGCAAGAGCAGTGGAGCACTGTATTTGAACGCTACCAATTCATCGCCTATCCTGGACCTTATGACGACTTTACGATTACGCTCAAAACCGCTGGGGCAACGCAGGCTCGGTTCGGTATTGCACTCGCAAAGCATTTCCGAAACCCGGTGACCGAAATAGAGGAGGATGGCTTCTACCTCTTTTTCACGAACGATATGCAAGCCTCAAGAAACGGCAGCGTGTTTATTGGACCCGGGCAACGCTGGAACACAGACGAACTTCAGCAGATGGAATTGCACTTCAATAGCGGTAGGTTTCAACTGCACGCGGATGGGGAACCACGTCTCGATTTTCGGGATGCGAACTTCACTCACATTGATACGATTGCTTTCGTGCTTGCTGGATTTGTCACGGAGGATGTTACTATAGGTCGCGCGTGGGTGGACGCATTCACGATTGACGGGCTCGCCGTCACACCAAGGCGGAGATTAGCGACAACATGGGCACGTTTAAAGAAAGGGTCTGACCCCTAATCACTGACAGCATACTTATGAGAAAACGAACATTGCCAAAAAACTTGGATCTGATTTTCGACGCGTTTTTACTCATGGTGGTCCTTTCCATCGGGTTTTGGAACACTTACGCGAAAGCACGATTGAATCCCGGAGAACGTGCCCAACCCGCGAATTCGGGATTTTATTATAGAACTCCCGGCGTAAATGGAACATGGTTTGGACCTGAGGTAAACTCTCTCACTCTCTGTGCCGGTGTACATAACCCTTATAACAACAGAGGTCGGTTCGACATCGTAGAAACCATTGAAAATGCGACGGTTTCCGCTTCACGCATTCGAGGGGCACTACATTGGTATCGCGGCCAACAGTGGCGTTTCAGCACAAACGATACACCGTGGGGCACAAACTTCTCCTACATTACACTCCGCGACGATTTGGGGTGGAGCGAAATTAGTGCTGGCGGTGGAACAACAGGATATCCATGGAGCGGTATCGAACGGCACTGGCGAGACGGGAACATTATCCGTGCACAAGCCTTTGTCATGGGTTGGCGGCGATATGCGCGCGGCGCGGAACGGTGGATCTGTCCAATGTATTACAAGATCGGTGGTTGGGAGGGAGAAACCCTTGAAGTTAACTGCAAAACCCTCAGAACATGGTTTCCGCCTGACTGGAATGTTCTGAGGCAGAGAGATGGTGACTTCGGTCCACCAATTGAGCGAAAACCAGGGGTCCTGAGTCGAAAAGGAAAGAAAACGCAGCAGTGGTACGATTGCATAAGAATCAATTAACCGGTGTATCCGTATGTGTGAACTGAATCTCCACACTAACGAATTAGGTTGAATCATGCCAAACAGAGACGCAATAATCCTTATATTTATCTACACTTTCATCGGCTGTACGTTCTTTGCATCCGCTGAGGTTTGGCACGACGATTTTGATGTTGAAAGTCCTACAGCATGGCGGATTGCCGGAAATGATTCGCTTTGGAAAATAAGCGATGGTTTCCTACGCGCAGAGGTTAAACGGGAATGGGAGGTAGGATATGAACTCTTTGAATTCACGGCACTCCCGCCACCCTATAGGAATTTCACAGTCACGATAAACGACTTCGGCGGTGACAAGACGCGTTTTGGTTTCTGTGTAGGACGACGTTTTCCCGATACGCCGGAAGAAGACCCGTTCTTCTATGTGTTTTTTCCAGACGAAATTAGGGCGAGACGTTTTGATGGCAAAGGGAGCAGCCACCCTTTTCGGTTCCGACTTTCCAGAGAGCCACGTATCCGCTGGGAAACCGATGTCCTTACAGAGATGAAACTGTATTTTAATTCAGGGCACTTTGCATTGTTCGCAGATGGTGAATTTCGCACTGCATTTCAGGATGCCAATTTCGATAAAATTGAGATCCTCGGCTTCGTCATGGAGGGTATTAATATCGCAAATGAGTGGGTTGGCGAAGGATGGGCTGATTCTTTCACCATTTCCGGATTAAACCTCACCCCAGAAGTCAAATCAACCTTAACGTGGGGTCAACTCAAGATCAGATGAATAAAGCAGTCCGATTTAAGGCATTACCTCTTTCACACAACGAAACCCGAAAAGTGTATACGTAATTCTGGGCGTATCCCTATCTCGGTAGGACACCCGCAGATACGGTGCCGAATAAAACCAAGAACCGCCACGCAACACGCGGGATGACTTAATAGTGGTAAAGTTGTCTATCAAATTGGATATACTTTCGGCACCGACAATCGGATTACGACGGGGTGAACTCGTATAAACATGGCTATCATACGCATCTAAACACCATTCCCACACATTCCCTGTCATATCGTAGAGTCCATACTCGTTAGGTGGATAACTCCCAACAGGCATGGTATCTTTAACATCTACATGGTAATTCGCCTTGCTTGCATCAATCGAATTGCCCCAAGGATACTTCTGCCCTACTAAACCGCCGCGCGCCGCTTTCTCCCATTCTGCCTCCGTAGGTAGCCGTTTCCCCGCCCACGCAGCATACGCCATCGCACCGTACCAACTTATTTCGATAGCTGGGTGTTTCTCATACCCCACTTTC
Above is a window of Candidatus Poribacteria bacterium DNA encoding:
- a CDS encoding carboxypeptidase-like regulatory domain-containing protein, yielding MNHTRITLSILFLFFCATTGICQTPNSTSVHGTLVDAENGHPIADVLVRVAPEEIGRVYPDREFAHATATDAKGAFSLTIPNEPRNYYAFSLMALHPKYQAKLLRQEILPQKSRYDLGEIVLRRALSLRGNVSDAKNAEGLVVNLRMHNKSADFFRAAAPIEHAAKTDTTGDFHFADLYPIEYTLTVSRNDVIIAYVASINPQKQAQISVRVPKLDTLRGSVADEQERPIVGAQIYTTRHSETPEGHGAILAATQTDDAGNFQIQVLETEARFLSLEVRKSGYFSRVYENVDIGKMPSVIPLEKGITFKGRVILLSDVPSDAQYSVKVFPAYTEMESSLNPLALHKPLLSKSFPVTTSTFIMDGLFSEKYTFYIIGNGISATRIDVDASLDSEEVLVVVDRPVAVLQGQVLWADTGEPVRNAVVSRSWYPWELYPHDISMTLDRFETETDAAGRFTFDNLTEVRYQLYIRAVHTAFEETTERYQRTLVHKQIEIPACGTGYRIYLGSRDGTPFAK
- a CDS encoding formylglycine-generating enzyme family protein, translated to MKKSFFNNQKIHFVCITLVMCFGFTMMGSADTDLGPRVVPPGMVLIPAGEFQMGSNDAEAGSDEQPVHTVYLKAFYMDKYEVTNAEYAAFLNAKGKHVDGAIKWFDLKDSDAHIEYVDGRYQAKVGYEKHPAIEISWYGAMAYAAWAGKRLPTEAEWEKAARGGLVGQKYPWGNSIDASKANYHVDVKDTMPVGSYPPNEYGLYDMTGNVWEWCLDAYDSHVYTSSPRRNPIVGAESISNLIDNFTTIKSSRVLRGGSWFYSAPYLRVSYRDRDTPRITYTLFGFRCVKEVMP